In the Strix uralensis isolate ZFMK-TIS-50842 chromosome 25, bStrUra1, whole genome shotgun sequence genome, ACTACACCCCCCTGGAGTCCTCTCACCTGTGTCCTCACCATACCAGTCGCTGTGAATGTCCATCATGGAACTCATGGCTACCCCTGCATCCTCTGGCCTACCCTCAAAGCCCCGGACAAAGTGGTGAACCACATCATCCTTTCTCTGAGCTGAGCTGTTGCGCAACAGGGCCTCTAGGAATTGTTTCATGTGATAGTTATTGCAGGCCAGGTCCATCGCCTGCCCGCCGTGCAGCCCCTCTTCCATCTGCTCGAGGGACAACGGAGTGGGATACTGCGGCAGCCGTTCACCCACTTCTACCTCTACTTCATCCGAGTCAAACTCTACTTTGGGTTCCACCCCCTTGGGCAGCGAAGAATTAACGTCATCTGGAGAGTCGCTGCTTACAGGGTCCCTGACTACGAGCTCCAGGGGATGGCAGCTGCTGCATTCACCGCAGGGAGGATCTCTCTGGCAATCCGAaatcctttccttctcctgcaggGAAGAGACAGAGGCAGAGCACTGGCTCTTGGAGCTGTACGAGGTGCCCTCTCTCGCAGAACTAGCGCTCCCGCTATCAGCCTGATAGAAAGCAGCTTCTCTCTCTATTTTCCTGCAAATATCTAACGACGACCTTATATATGTTTTGCAGAAGTTGACCACATCGGTCATCTGCAAATAGCTAGCCGCAGACATCACCTCGATAACATTTTCCCCACAGAGATCTAGCTTCCCGGAATAAAGGAAATCTAGGATGATGGAGAAGGCCTCCGAGGTGACAATGTCCAGAGAGGCGGTGCTGTGGCGGCCGCTGTCTTGGATGTAGTGAATCAGCAGGGCTCGGAAATAACCGCTGTTGGCgaacaaaatgtttttgtgcGCTTTGAAGATCCTCCCCTCCACGATAATGCTGCAGTCGCAGAAGAAGTCCCTCTTGCGCTGCTCGTTGAGCTCTCCCAAAAGCTTGGTGTAGTACGACTGCATCTCCATGGCTCCCGCCTCCGCTCGCTGCCGGAGTCAACGAGAAGGCACCGTCAGCAGAGCTCCCGCGGGCCCTCCCGCCGgcctctccctccccacacccGCGGGGCACTTCTGGAGACCCGGGGCCGGGAGCGGCCGCGCCacctccccgccgccgccaccgcgcaccccccgggcccggcccgcgccgccgcggctcctccctcccctcaccGGGCGTCCCCCGGGCCGCGCCCCCGCCCTCAGCGCCGCTCAGCGCCGCTCACCCCCGCTGCCGGccggccgcccgctcccgccgcgccgccgtGCCGCGGCCGCCCTCCCCGCAGGAGGAAGTGACGTCACGCCGAGTCCCGGCCGAGGGGCGGGGCCTACGGGGTGAGGGGTCGGTAAATATTGATGACGTCAGGCCGCCAAGATGGCGGAGGGGTGAgctggggagggcggggggcgcagccgggccggggggtggcggggagcgggccgggccTGGCCCAGCCCCGAGgtggcggcgggagcgggccAGGCCTCGGGGGGGCGGCGCGGTGGGTCCCGGGgagcgggcggggccggggcctgccTGACGCGCGTGTCCCCCGGCAGGGAGGACGCGGGCTGGTGGCGGagctggctgcagcagagctACCAGGCCGTCAAGGAGAAGGTAAGAaccggcgggccgggccgcgctgccccggggggcggggggctgggggagccccggggctggCCGGCTCCCCGCGGGCGCTGCACCGTGCTCCCGGCGGCCTGCGGCGCTAGCTGGGCTTGTGGCCGCGACAGCGGCCTTGCCAACAAGGGCTTGGATGGCTTCCGAGCCTGGCCGTGGCGTGACTGCCCGAGGCCCGGTGAGGGCGTGCGGCTGGAGTGCGGCCCGGGACCCCCGGAAGGGGCCCGGTCGCTACGCGGAGAGGGAGTTATTTGTTATAAATACCCCAGTGCTGCGCTGGGATCTGACGGCTCAGGGGAGCAGCGTTGGGCTGCCGCGGTGAAAATCCCTCCCCGAGCAGGGAGGGCATGTGCTTGCAGCATTGCTTTTAGATGTGTAATTTCCTGCCTGTGGCAGCGTTGCTTATGTTAATCATACACAGAATGCAGAACAAGGCTTTTCCTAACCTGTCTTTTCCTATTCTTAGCTTAAAAAAGCCCACTGTAATGTATTTTGGGCATAGCAGTTTCCCATGGTTATTCTGGTTCTTATGGTCTTCCCCACTACACGACTTGGGGTAAGGGTTAAAGGCTCTTGCACTTTAATCTTCAGTGTGCCAGGTGTTTCCAGGGTGACTGTGGCTTTGTTGGAGAGCACAAAGATTACACAACCTGTCTGTTGTCTTCTTATAGTCCACAGAAGCTTTGGAATTCATGAAACGGGACCTGGCTGAGTTCACTCAAGTAGTGCAGCATGACACAGCCTGCACTATTGCTGCTACGGCCAGTGTGGTCAAGGACAAGCTGGCAGTGAGTATAGGAGCGAGAGAGCTGGGATTTGTGTTCAGAAAGCAAAGTGGGGGGTGAATAGGATGTACCTGTCTCCGAGGACCCCATCCCCTGAACAAACCCCAACGTGTAACCATGAGCTTCAGGTTTCAGACTTTCTCCCTGGGGCGGGTTTGGTGCTGAGCACTGTGTGGGATTTCCTTGCTTGTAGTGGCGAGGAACCTCTGGAGATGAGTGGAGGTGGGTTCCTGTGCTTTGCCTCTCCCTGCGTGCCGTGTGGGTGGGACACTGGCAGTGTCACTGTCGTGTGACATCGGATCTCCACACGAGCTGTCAGCCTTAAccccacacagctgctgctgtgacagtCCAGCCCCAAACCAGCCAGTCCCTGAACCTGGCTGTGTCCTTCCCCGAAAAGCCTAGACTCAGTTCTTCACAAACCTATTACAAAGCCTGCCTACCCCATTACCACCTGAGGCTAGTGCTGGCCACCACACCCTTCTCCTAGCCTAGCCCTGGCCACACAGTGTCACCTCATTAGCTCTTTTTGTAGGCAGAGGCATCCTGCTTCCTTAAAGGAACCTATCCAGAAAAGACAGACTTGTCCTGCTACTGCTGGCACTGTTACTTACcctgtgctgctttttctcttcaagaGGACGGAAGGTTCATCAGGTGCGACTGAAAAGGTGAGGAAAGGACTTTCTGACTTCCTGGGTGTCATCTCAGACACGTTTGCTCCCTCGCCGGATAAGACCATTGACTGCGATGTCATAACGCTGATGGCAACACCCACAGGTACCACAGAGCCCTATGACAGCGCCAAGGTGAGTGCCCCGTTCCCAGAGCTTCCCTCCGGGATGTGGGGTCCCGAGCCCTGTCCTCTgggggctctgctgctgctgcccctccacTGACAGCTCTGCCCTGTGCGTTTTCTCCTCCAGGCTCGCCTCTACAGCCTCCAGTCAGACCCAGCCACCTACTGCAATGAGCCTGATGGTACGGGGGGGACTCGGTGGTGCTGCTGAGCCAAGCTGGCCCTTGCGTGGGGTCTGTGGGCTGTCCTGAATTGCCCAGAGCCTTTTGCCAGCGGGCCTGCTGGCTTCCCTGTAGATGGGGTCACCGTTTGTGGAGAGCAGATCAGTCTGTTGCCTCGGGGACTGGCTTAGACTGAGAGTTTGCTGGGCCAGTTCAAACCGCCGCTGCAGCTGGTGCTACATGGCCTTGTGCTGGCAGAGGACCTGTGATGTGGGGTGGGCTCAGAGacccacctctccctcctcctttgcCCCTTGCTCACCCCTGCTGGCCTGGTCTGTAGTATATTTTTGATTAAAATTCCCAAAACTATTCCTGCCCTGTTTGTGTCGAGGACTGTTATCTCTCTGCCTGTCCTGTACAGGTCCTGCTGAGCTCCTTGAGACCTGGCTCTCTCAGTTTAACctagaggagaagaaaggggagatTGCGGAGCTGCTGGCAACCAGCCCTTCCATCCGGGCTCTCTATACCAAAATGGTAAGGCCCTGCCTGGCTCCTGTAGTGGGCAACTTCTGACGTGGGGTATGGTGCAGGGAAGCCCTGAGCTGCTCAGGCCCTGCAGTTGGTGGTAGAAAGGACTGTGGTTGCGTGGTAAGCTGGCACAGGGATATTTGGCAGCGTATTTTATTATTCTTCCCTGCTTGCTTGCCACTGGCCAGGAACAGAAGTTCCTCTGTGGCTACCTGATGTGTGAGCATCTGCCAGTGGATACCTGAGGCTTGGTCGCAAGTCTGTGCACCTGAAAGTGCAGGTTATGAGGGGAACAAGGCAGCAACCGCAGCCCTCCTTCTGACGTGACTCATCGCATTTCCCCTGTCGCTCCCAGGTCCCGGTGGCTGTTTCTCATTCTGAATTCTGGCAGCGCTACTTCTATAAAGTGCATCGCCTGGAGCAGGTAGGTCAGGAGGTGGGTGTCTCCCCCAGTGGGTGGGCACTCCAGCCAAGGAGCTCGCTAACGCACACCAAAGAGGCAGAAGATACTTCTCTTGGAAAAGCAGGGATCTGGGCTGCCTTGTCTGTGTCCTTGTCACTGACGCTGAAatgctgggggggaaaaaagggattagggACGTGAGTGGCGACTGACGCTGAATTCCCTGTAGGATGAAGCCCGGAGGGAGGCTCTGAAGCAGCGAGCGGAGCAGAGCATTCACCAGgaggagccaggctgggaggaGGATGAAGGTGGGTCCAATGGTTGGGGATCTGCGGGAGGGCTGGTGCAGACCTCGGCAGGTCTCGGTTAGAGAGGGTggtgcctcctcctcctcgctcccaCAGATtgagctcccagcccagctgcagccaacccctgctgcactgtcagctGCTGCTGCGCTTGCTGAAACATCTCTCGCTTCTCTTCTGCCTTCCTACAGAGGAGTTCTTGGGGATGTCACCCCTGCCTTGTGCAAACGTGAAAtttccagaagcagcagagaaagaatCTGCCCCCGCAGCCCTGGAGGGAAGCTACCCCACTGTTCACAAGGGACCCTCAGAGGAAAGCTGGGCTGTCCTCCCCCCGGAGCCGGCCCCAGCAGAGGGGAGCCCCTCTGAGAGCAGTGAGAGCATCTCCCTTGTGACTCAGATTGCAAACCCTGCCTCTGTGCCTGCTGCGCAGCTACAGACTGGAGCACAACCAGCTGGGACCGGAGACCTctcccagaggctgctggaggccACCTCGGAAGAGCAGAGCTCCCTGCCAAAGCCCCCAGAACCTGGTCACCTTTCTGCACCTGCCTGCAAGTCTGCAGCATCCTCAGAGCAACCGGCTGTTACAGAGCTCAAAGAGGTGGAGAGCAAAGCCCAGGGCAGGACAGAGACTCTGAAAGAGGAAGGACCAACAGATCTACGAGTCTTCGAGCTGAACTCGGATAGTGGGAAATCCACTCCCTCCAACAATGGCAAGAAAGGTGCGTATATAGTGCcagcacagggcctggaaaccTTCTGCTGGGGGTGGCAGCTTTTGGGGCAAGGGCTCTGATTTTATGatgatggggaggagaaaagacGTTTTACCAAAATCACCCATGAACGTTAGATCCAAAGATTGCCTAATGGGCAAAACTAAAGTGGAAGCAAATCTTTATGCTATTGGGCAGGGTCAAGCGGGTCACATCAGATGGTGACAGTCTGCTCTCAGCAGGTGGCTGGGCCGGTGCTGCAGCTGGCTCTGGCCTGAGCCCTCTCCTGAGCCCCCTCCCTGTGCTCCCTCAGGAGAACGGAGGGTGAGACTCCTCCAGGACCCTGTGACTAGGGAATGGCGCAGCTCTGGCTGACGCTACTGGCAAGCCTTTCCTTGTAGGGGATTCTGCCTTCAGCAGAGCCTGCTGCAGGTCTCCCAGAGTAACGGTTATGTCGGTTATAGGATTATAAAGCCACTGGAAGTAGCCTGAGCTCCAGCAAGGTGACCAAGTATCATCAACTGGGTCTGGGAGCAGAGTGAAGTTAGACAAGAAGTCCGAAGTCTgctggctgcacagagcagacCTTTGGTCCCTGgtctgctgggtgctggggcaagGCTGTGGGCTGTGTAGGGAGTGTGGTGTTACCTTCCCTCTCCATGTCACCCCTAGTGCTGCTCCTCTGCCTCAGGAGATGGTTCCTTCTGTTGGGGCCTACGACAGTCCCCATATATAAGTCACTCCTGTTATTCCTTATCTGTTGTGTTTCGATGTGACTGAAATGTGACACACCCCAGTTCTCCCAGGCCAGAGGAGGACGTGTTTCAGTGTTCACCTCTCCCACTTGTTCTGAACCAGCCCTTGCTGCGAGGGAGGTGCAGTTCAGTCCATCCCCTCTGTTAGTGAGctgacagcctgctcctgggaATGGGGGAGGCTTTCTCTCCTCGGGCAGGCTGCCGTAGAGCTGAGCCTCCTGAATACCAGGGCCTTTGTGGGTCTGCTTGGCCAGCTGCGTGCTTTGGCCGGGGTGTCTGGCGAGCACACGTGGCTCTGATGGCTCAGTCGCAGTGTTTGTGGTTACAGGCTCCAGCACGGATATCAGCGAGGACTGGGAAAAGGACTTTGATTTGGACATGACTGAAGAGGAGGTGCAGCTGGCGCTCTCGAAGGTGGAAGTGTCTGGGGAGGTGAGTTGAGGGGAGTTGCTCCCTCAAATTGTTCCCAGAAACAATCAGCAATGCCTTGGGGTGCTGCTGCTTGAGCTGTGCTGTTGGTGGGTGCAGTTATTGCAGTTTGAGGGCAAATCCCTCTGTTGGAGCTCTGTGTCCAGCCCCAGTGCTGGAGCTAAGGCTGTGCTGCCCGCTGCAGCGGgacggggctgctgctggcctggAAGGGCAGcgctgcagcaggcagctgcctgcctggagcCGCTCGCAGGAGGCTTCTCGAAGGCGTGACTCGCTCTTTGAGGACATGGAGCTTGGGATCTCGCTGTGGGAGTCATGGGTGGTAGCTGGAGTGGAGAGTGGCTGCCTGGACGTGCTTAAAGAGGGATGAGTGTGCAAGTTCCCTGAGGGGAACAGAGCAAATCCCTGTTGTGAGGGTGTGGGAGCGTGAGGATACGTCAGGCTTTGGCTGACTCAGGTGCCCTGGTCAGGAGGATCTATTGACAAGTGGGTGTAGAGTTACAGAAACAAACTGAGGGATGTTTCTCTTGTTTGCAGTTGGAAGATGAAGAGTGGGAAGACTGGGAATAAAGCGACTGCTTCTAGTGTGTGTCACAGGCTCATTTCCACCATCGAATGTGAATTAAATCACGGACCGGCTGTTCCTTTGTGTGTAACTGTGCTGGGGATTGCAGTTCCAGGCTGGAGGAGTTTCATTCCTGCTAAATCCTGTGGGCAACTCGCGTGACCCCTTCagacctggaggaggaggaagcaggagtTCACTCGTACACTTAGCTGCTAGGAGCCCATCTTAGTAGGTCCTAGAGACTGGCCGAGCCAAAACTGACTGCCCCGAAAGCGTCAGGTAGGGGCAGATGCGATGCAGTGAGGGGTCCCCGGGGCGAGCTGGGCACTCGGACACCTGGCAGGATTGCTTGGTGCCACCAGACTGCCAGCTGGCTGattgtttgcttgtgtgtgtgcgtgtgtagtCTACAGTCCAGCAGTTCAGAGGCTCTTGGGTGCAAGTTCTGCCTCacttgctgctctgtgctgctggccAGGCTGTCCCTGGAGAAGGCCCTGTGCGGGGAGTGGCCgggggctggaggtgctgcagTAGAAGCTCTTTCTGCTGTGCCACtccttgctgcaaagaaaaggCAGTGGGCTTGTGGCTTTGACCCGATGCCTGGGCCGTGCTGGAAGGAGCCAAACTCCCTGCCAAACCCTGAGCTTCTGCCTGGCTTTTCATCTTGGAGGCTTCTTCTAATGGAAACTCCTGTTTCCTGCTGcaagagcagcagctcctctaAGAGCCAAGGCCTGCTGCTCCCCCCTTTGCAGCCGCACTGCCTTCCTCTCCTGCGTTTTGTGTACTTCTAGTTAAATTCTCCAAGCAAAGGACCTGTGGCTTGCTCTTACTGAGCCCCTCGGGGCAGGCAGTGATTTGGGGTCATCCTGGGAGCAGAACCCCTCCCTTGTGGTGTCCAGTTCAGCCCTTGCAGAGCCCCAGTCTGGCCCACTGACCACTTTAACCTCCGCCTGGACACTGAGGCTCggcctttccctctcccagcCTGGGGGGAGGCAGAAGCACCGAGGCGCGGGTGGTACCTGTTGGCTGAGGCTGTGTCTGTCCGCTCCTCCGACTCCCCTCGTGTCCCGCGTGCCAGGCCTCACAGCCCCTGGGGTCACCGGCTTTGCTGCGCTCACTCGGGCTCCTTCACTTAAGCCCCCCAGGACTGCTTGCAATGCTTCCTTCGGACCCACGGCCTCTTTTGGGGGCAGTTCCCTTCTAATGTCCCGAGACGCTCCTCGGGGGATGTCGCTAATACGCAGTTCTGAAGGGACAGAGCCCTCGCTGCTGTCCCGGCCCTTCGGGTGGTGGTTTTGTATGTGCTACCTGTGTCCTCCTGCCCCTTCCAGGGCTGCTTTGTTGGAGCTGTGGGTTTCCTTCTGGTTTGGGATAGCGTTAACCTAGGTGCACTTGGAAgagttggggttttgttgttttgggttttttttttttcccctttgaggaGATTCTTGAAGGCAGCTGCCCATGTAGACGCATTGGTGGCAGCGGTGGCTTCAGGTGCTTACGCCAGAGGACGTTTGTCCTGTGAAACCCACGAGGACTGAGCTACAACTCTCCTCCCGCTCGGTGTGCGGGTGCAGCAACGTGCTGCGGCCTCACCCTGTCCTGGGCTCAAATTTAGCTGTAGTGGGAAAACCCGTTGTGGGTTGATGACACTGTTGGGGGTGTCAGGGCGGGGGGTCGGGGCTGTGTTCCCTGGGGGTTTGATGGTGAGTCCTGGCTGGAGAGCTCTCATCTgtgtcactttttcttttttcttctttagtcaAATTAACCGTTTGGTTGTCTGTGCAATATTCTCTGTTCTGAACTATTCTGCATCTCCCTGAGCCTTTTCTAGCTGGGGTGAAAACCAGGAACAATTCTAACAGCTGGTAGTTTTGTAACGATGACTTTCTCCAAACCTTTTACAGACTTGCAGTTAACAGCAATTAAAGAAATTCTACAGAGTCGCTGCCTGTGTCGGGCGTCCTCATTTCCTTTGCCGGGGGGATGGGGGTGGCTCCCTCAGGAGGGTCTGTGCATCAGCTGCTTTAAAttcccctctgcccctgcctgcctTGGGAGGTTCTTGAACTGGGGAAGGTACAACAGCCCCCGGGCCAGCACTGCACCGGCCACAGCCAGCCCTGGAGCCGTGGAGTGTGGATCAGTGACAGATTtataataaaaagacattttagagCATTTCTGTGCTCAAAAGCTGTGTGTGG is a window encoding:
- the ZBTB8B gene encoding zinc finger and BTB domain-containing protein 8B, producing MEMQSYYTKLLGELNEQRKRDFFCDCSIIVEGRIFKAHKNILFANSGYFRALLIHYIQDSGRHSTASLDIVTSEAFSIILDFLYSGKLDLCGENVIEVMSAASYLQMTDVVNFCKTYIRSSLDICRKIEREAAFYQADSGSASSAREGTSYSSKSQCSASVSSLQEKERISDCQRDPPCGECSSCHPLELVVRDPVSSDSPDDVNSSLPKGVEPKVEFDSDEVEVEVGERLPQYPTPLSLEQMEEGLHGGQAMDLACNNYHMKQFLEALLRNSSAQRKDDVVHHFVRGFEGRPEDAGVAMSSMMDIHSDWYGEDTGDVLVVPIKLHKCPFCPYTAKQKGILKRHIRSHTGERPYPCETCGKRFTRQEHLRSHALSVHRSNKPIICKGCRRTFTSSLSQGLRRFGLCDSCTCVTTTHEDSMPINLSLMEPSSEGQEKGDADNDWPIYVESGEENDPADDDDADGDDKQEIHRSLSDRETLM
- the BSDC1 gene encoding BSD domain-containing protein 1, whose amino-acid sequence is MAEGEDAGWWRSWLQQSYQAVKEKSTEALEFMKRDLAEFTQVVQHDTACTIAATASVVKDKLARTEGSSGATEKVRKGLSDFLGVISDTFAPSPDKTIDCDVITLMATPTGTTEPYDSAKARLYSLQSDPATYCNEPDGPAELLETWLSQFNLEEKKGEIAELLATSPSIRALYTKMVPVAVSHSEFWQRYFYKVHRLEQDEARREALKQRAEQSIHQEEPGWEEDEEEFLGMSPLPCANVKFPEAAEKESAPAALEGSYPTVHKGPSEESWAVLPPEPAPAEGSPSESSESISLVTQIANPASVPAAQLQTGAQPAGTGDLSQRLLEATSEEQSSLPKPPEPGHLSAPACKSAASSEQPAVTELKEVESKAQGRTETLKEEGPTDLRVFELNSDSGKSTPSNNGKKGSSTDISEDWEKDFDLDMTEEEVQLALSKVEVSGELEDEEWEDWE